The Stygiolobus azoricus genome window below encodes:
- a CDS encoding zinc finger domain-containing protein: MSFRLSLKEEIEPPVCSSCGKIIHPREKGVEFLCPNCGEVIIRRCYECRKQGVTYVCPKCGFEGP; encoded by the coding sequence ATTTCCTTTAGGTTAAGCTTAAAAGAGGAAATAGAACCTCCAGTATGCTCAAGTTGCGGAAAGATAATACATCCCAGAGAGAAAGGCGTAGAATTTCTGTGCCCTAACTGCGGAGAAGTAATTATAAGAAGGTGTTATGAATGCAGAAAGCAAGGCGTCACTTACGTTTGCCCAAAGTGTGGATTTGAAGGTCCTTGA
- the truD gene encoding tRNA pseudouridine(13) synthase TruD, with amino-acid sequence MIDLSLGLEKYYINEEWAPLNVKIPRPDGFIVVEEISYKPATEWRGKDKGKYAVYLLKKIGIDHFTVIDKITRLTGRKPNYIGIKDTNAITQQIIYFSGKPEIDNYKEEKLEINFLGFSDEKFNHTGNIFELELVSDNENELIKRLTTVSNVKYLFAYIGYQRFGTRRPNTHLVGKYLFLRQWCDAINWLIGHPFDLEHEIIKEARLAYEKGDYEKALQLFPKKFRDEREVLKALIRGEDCLSAIKRVKTPLRFFVEAYQSYLFNKYLSLMADKLRGRESDNVILTVPKKFVELMDPLIRQIAIEEGIVGYSFNIPEIKVNLRDLKRQAFMRLRNVKVELKNESKKISFSLDRGMYATIVIREISRGDPRNFT; translated from the coding sequence TTGATAGATCTCTCTTTAGGACTCGAGAAATACTACATAAACGAAGAATGGGCTCCGTTAAACGTTAAAATACCCAGACCGGATGGATTTATTGTAGTCGAAGAAATTTCGTATAAACCCGCAACTGAGTGGAGAGGAAAGGACAAGGGTAAATATGCTGTATATCTATTAAAGAAGATCGGAATAGATCATTTCACTGTTATCGATAAAATAACTAGACTAACTGGTAGAAAACCTAATTATATTGGAATAAAGGATACTAACGCAATAACACAACAGATAATCTACTTTTCAGGTAAACCAGAAATAGACAATTACAAGGAGGAAAAGTTAGAGATAAATTTTCTTGGTTTTTCAGACGAAAAATTTAACCACACGGGTAATATTTTTGAGTTAGAATTAGTTAGTGATAACGAAAATGAACTCATCAAGAGATTGACAACTGTGAGCAATGTGAAATATCTATTTGCTTATATAGGTTATCAAAGGTTCGGCACAAGAAGACCTAATACGCACTTGGTCGGGAAATACTTATTTCTAAGACAATGGTGCGATGCAATTAATTGGTTGATTGGTCATCCTTTTGATTTGGAGCATGAGATAATAAAGGAGGCAAGATTAGCATATGAAAAAGGAGACTATGAAAAAGCTCTCCAACTTTTTCCTAAAAAGTTCAGGGATGAAAGGGAAGTACTGAAAGCTCTAATTAGAGGGGAAGACTGTTTGTCTGCAATTAAAAGGGTTAAGACCCCTCTAAGATTTTTCGTTGAAGCTTACCAATCTTATCTATTTAACAAGTATCTTTCTTTAATGGCGGATAAATTGAGAGGGAGAGAATCTGATAACGTGATTCTTACTGTTCCGAAGAAGTTCGTTGAGCTCATGGATCCCTTAATTAGGCAAATAGCTATTGAAGAAGGTATAGTAGGTTATTCTTTTAATATTCCAGAAATTAAAGTTAATTTGAGAGATTTAAAAAGACAAGCTTTTATGAGGCTCAGAAACGTTAAGGTTGAGCTTAAGAACGAAAGTAAAAAAATCTCGTTTTCCTTGGATCGGGGTATGTATGCTACGATAGTAATTAGAGAAATAAGCAGAGGTGATCCTAGGAACTTTACTTAA
- the pth2 gene encoding peptidyl-tRNA hydrolase Pth2 has protein sequence MPIKMVIIVRTDIEMGKGKTAAQVAHAAVSLVVDILKKGKDSWREWLEEWLSEGQPKIVVKVNSLEELLKRSKLAQDYNLPTVVIQDAGKTQLEPGTITCVGIGPAPSEIIDKITGDLKLL, from the coding sequence ATGCCAATTAAAATGGTTATAATAGTGAGGACAGATATTGAAATGGGAAAAGGAAAAACTGCCGCACAAGTAGCTCATGCTGCGGTTTCTTTAGTTGTGGATATATTAAAAAAAGGAAAAGATAGTTGGAGGGAATGGCTCGAAGAATGGCTATCTGAAGGACAACCCAAGATTGTGGTTAAGGTTAACAGTCTTGAAGAATTACTAAAAAGGTCCAAACTAGCACAAGATTACAATTTGCCTACAGTTGTAATTCAGGATGCAGGTAAGACTCAATTAGAGCCTGGCACTATTACATGTGTAGGTATAGGGCCTGCTCCTTCAGAGATTATAGATAAAATAACGGGTGACTTAAAATTACTGTAA